The genomic stretch aaataacaatggagagcatatttaaactccttgcaatatcagaaatccataggaactgaaatgagtgcaatcggagctctctacgtccatcagtagattttaaccgaaactcactgatcgacttagagatctcaaattgcacccatttcagatcctgtggatttctaaaattataaggagtccaaatatactctccattattattttcgacattcctagtggtgagccaaagattttgaaaaatataaatatttttttttcccttttttctttttgttattgggtctgatatctccccatatcaggcccaaatgtgggcctgatatgaggagatatcaggcctaacaatagaaaaaaaaaggagagagatttaggttttttAAAACCCCTAGTCCATCACTAGGAATACAACAAATAACAATGGAGATcatatttggagtccttgcaattttagaaatccacaggacttGAAATGACTGCAATCTGAGTCTCTAGGTCAataagtgggtttcggtcaaaatccactgatgggcctagagagctccgattgcacccatttaagtTTCTGTAGGTTTCTGGTATTGCAAGCAGTTCAAATAcactatctattatttatttcaacttctaaaaaatgttaaaatataataaaaagggATCAACAAAATAATCcgggcctgatatgatttataTCAGGTCCACGCATGAGGATTTTTGCCAATTCatcattattataattttacaCTTCCGtagaagccgaaataaataatggatcaaTTTTTGCTGATTTATGAGGTTGcaaagaattcaaatatgtcaTCTATTGATTATTAATGGCTGCAATCTGAGTCTCTAGGTCAatcagtggatttcggtcaaaacccactgatggacctagagagcttcgattgcatccatttcagtttcTGTAGATTTCTGGTATTGCAAgcagttcaaatatactatctattatttatttcaacttctaaaagatgttaaaatataataagaaataatcaacaaaataatctcatacgttgggcctgatatgatttataTCAGGCCCACGGATGAGGATTTTCGCCCATTCatcattattataattttacaCTTCTGtagaagccgaaataaataatggatcaaTTTTTGTTGATTTATAGGGTTGcaaagaattcaaatatgtcaTCTATTGATTAttccaaatatattaaaatattatcaaaaaatcaacTAAACTCTAAACGTTACGGGTCTGATATGATTTATATATCATGCCTATGTTATGCATGTACACATGGGAAAAAAAAAGATAGATTATCAGATTTATCAGAAGAATAAAATAGGAAATACACTTAAAAATGTATATTATTTGGTAAATATTAAAGTAACGTATATTTTTTTAGTAAATTTAGATCTCTACacgtaccctttgataaattaccgtaatttaaatcctaaaattaaaatgaattaaggTATTTCAGATTTTTTACTTTCAACAAGTAAAGGCACCCAATTCATTTTAATAGAAAAAGGTAAATAATAGACGCTTTTGTACTTTTGTCCTCCGTCGTATTTTTTGTGGGTGAGGATGACGTCATTTTGTAAATCGATAAAATACGAAGGGCGAAGTAAAAAAAAGAAGCTCGCCGTTTGTATTTATCAGCGTTTCGCAGCCGAATCAGGGTATGGCGACGGAGGAGAATTCCGGAGAGATGGGGACGACCTACGAGCGGCTTGGAGGGATCGCGAGCTGGGTCGGGGCCAGCGTCGTGTCCGCCTTCTTCGCCTCCCTAGAGCGCTGCTCTTGCATCAACCTCAGCACCACCGAGTACGACTCCGACGAGCTCGAGGAGGCGAAGGAACGCCCCCTCGTGCTTACCAAGCCCGTTCTCCACGACGACGAGGATCCCAAACCCTCCCTACTCTGATCTGCCTCCACGATCTGTGCCCATCTTCATGCCGTGAGTACCCCTAAATCCTTCAAATCGATCGGTTCCTGTAAGAGTTAGTCTCCATGCTTTTCTGCTATCTTACATTTTGGTTCCATGTTCCGATGTGTGGATCTCTATTTGCCCTAAAATCTTGATCTTTTGAACCTGACGATCATCGAAATATTACATTTGCTATGAAAGAAAGCCTCTATGTAAGTTCTTCGTCTTTTTATTCATTCTGTGGCTTTTTTGCTTGTGATTTTTTGTTGCTAGATCTTGTCTGAAGCAAGATGCCTCCTAGAAAAAGTTTCCCTATATGATGTTTGCGCTCCAAATTAGATCAAAAAAATTGAAATCAATCTGGTAATcttaaaggaagaagaagaaaaagatttcgCTTAAGCTCCGTTGATCATATTGGTTTCCTGTCCAGATGAGCGATCGTTAAAACTGATCGTTTGtcatcaactaattcaaaatcccTTGTTCTTCTATATCCATTTCTCCAATTGTTGCTTCTACTTGGTATTGGCCAATGGCAAGGCCGTCTCAACGATTCTGGAGGCCCTaggcagattttttttttaaaccattaatattttttaaaataaataatatttttaaaaaataaatatcttttttaataaatattaattttttataaaatattattaaagatatttaattttattagtaaaatttaaaaggataATTTATACATTGTAAAAAGTTATTTTCACAATCTGAAACAGTTATGTTACTAATTAGGtgtagtaaaatttaaaaaataaaaattcttttatattAAACTTTCCaacataatttattaaaaaaatatatatttatctaataaatatttttattaaataaataaaattaaatttcatcaataaaatgttaaaaaaaaatactaaaacgagtaataaattataataatactattaatatacattttaatggttatcttaaaaaattttatctatcaattttaattttgacgAAGGAAAGtaataaaactaaattttaattgTATAAAACTAGAGATAACATATTTGAGTAGTAAATATAAACACTGTTTATGATAGATCATTTCCTTGGATTCTATATTAGCTGAAACTTTATGCATCGAGCTgtcttttatcaattttattttgaaaaattatcaatcaaatttaTTTAGCCAGAAAATTTAGCGAGTAAGCATTGatgatgaattaaaaaaaaaaaagtgcatAACTTGTAGATGGACCATAATGGAAACAATAGAAAAATGATaatgaaggagaagaaagaaaaataaaataaaatttatagagAAATAATAGTACAATATTAAATATGCTTttgacttttaaaaatatttttataaaaatatatcaatTACTAATAAGTATagctaataaatattttaaatttattaatcaaacttaatttatgttagtaaattaaatatttattaataaaaaatttaaaattcctaataaattataataaaataaataaattaattaacaacTAAATCTAACtttaaagtaaaaaatttaaattattaatccaatctaaatttaactagtaaattttttttaaaaaaattattgactaaatctaatttgattaataaaaaaattaaaattatcaattaaaataaatcttgattcaaatttattttaaccataatttaaaatatttactattcaaattcaaaatatatatatatatatatatatatatgggccCAATATAATAGAGACCCTAGGCATAAGCCTTAGtggcctatgccttgagccggCCCTGGCCAATGGTGACTTTACTTTGTTGATCCACCAGAAGACATGTAATTATTCTCTTAAAATTAAAGGATGAATTGGTGGAGAATGATATCAAATCTTGTGTCTTGATCTCTAGTTTACAAATAAAAAACCAATTTGCAATGACATTCAAAAGCCTCAGTGTATTCCATGAAGAAATAAATAAGATGATGGGGCAAATAGAATTCGTTGACATGGTTTAGTAACCTAATTCAATACATAGCATTAAAGTCCATGACTTAATAATCATAATCAAGTAATCAAGACATAACTTAAATTGGAAGGGGATGTGAGGATAGATAGTCTTATATAGCTCGGCTTTTGACAATGTCGAAGCTCATCTCACTTGGATCGGTTGCTTGGAGCTCGACTTGGATCCCGTCAAGCTCCCTCTTGAATCTGTCTTTCGAACTTGCATATAACATCTTGCTTCTCACCTTTGACGAATCAGGTGCCCTATAGAGATGAACAATGATGCCTTATAAGTCTAAAGTATGTTGATATGTCTGAGTGATTTTCCATACCAAGATATGAAGAAGATCTTGCTCTTTTGACAATTCTCATCTGTGATGAAATCAAAGTCAAAGACAGCGTAGCGACACTCATCGGCCGGGAAGGATGAAGTGAAGTCATTGTAGCTCTCATCTGGTTGGCCCAGCTTCTCTACAATCACTTGTTGAATCCTCTCGTCGATTTTGAATATAATGAACCTGAAGTTCCTCTTTGCCTTTAGCTCCAAAAATTTGAGCTTACAATCATCGTGCACCGCCATTCCGGAGGCTGAATTCGCCTAGGTGTTTTGCATTGTGATTCCAAGAAGAAAGGGGGAAAAAACATCAAAAACACAGAGATCATCCACAAAACAAAAACATATAACAAAAGGTTTATGAAACCTATAGAAAGAGGTGGTTGGCTCACCATGGCTTGTGTCGTGGGAAGAACAAGGAGCCCGATCGAGATCCAGAAAGGATTAAAAGGGGGGAGAGGAGGAAGGAATGAAGGAAGGGTTCCTTT from Zingiber officinale cultivar Zhangliang chromosome 5B, Zo_v1.1, whole genome shotgun sequence encodes the following:
- the LOC121986991 gene encoding actin-depolymerizing factor 1-like; amino-acid sequence: MAVHDDCKLKFLELKAKRNFRFIIFKIDERIQQVIVEKLGQPDESYNDFTSSFPADECRYAVFDFDFITDENCQKSKIFFISWAPDSSKVRSKMLYASSKDRFKRELDGIQVELQATDPSEMSFDIVKSRAI